TTCTGCTGAGCAAAGGTACCACCCTGAGTCTTAACACCAACCGGAAGGCCGTTCAGCTTAACGGGAACGCGAACCTTAACCTTGGTGGTTTCATCAATCTTCAGGAAGTCAACGTGGATGATTTCCTGAGTCAGGGGATCCTTCTGGTAGTTGTAAACAACTGCAGCATTGCCTTCCTTGCCATCGATAACGAGGTCAAGAAGGGTGTAGCGCTTGCCCGGGGCGAGGACCTTGCGAAGATCAGCAGCACTGATGCTGATGTTCACGTTTTCCTGACCCTTACCATAATAGGAAGCCGGAATCTGGCCAGCCTTACGAAGGCGTGCGTTGTCGCGGCTCTTGCCTAACACTCTCGAGGTTGCAACGAGCTTAGTGAGTTCCATAATTTACTCCATTTGAGTTTATGTTTTAAAAGAAAACATTGGGATAGCTGGACTCGAACCAGCGAATAACGGAATCAAAATCCGTTGTCTTACCACTTGACGATATCCCAATGGTGGCGCAAATATAGTATTTACGCCAGATTTTTAAAGGGCGGGCACCCAAAAGCGGGTGACTTTTTGGTAGCGAGAAATGTCTTTCATGGCATCCGCGGCCTTTTGCGCCTGATCCTTGCTAGCAAAGATTCCAAAGACGGAAGCCCCCGAGCC
This Fibrobacter sp. UWEL DNA region includes the following protein-coding sequences:
- a CDS encoding 50S ribosomal protein L25 — translated: MELTKLVATSRVLGKSRDNARLRKAGQIPASYYGKGQENVNISISAADLRKVLAPGKRYTLLDLVIDGKEGNAAVVYNYQKDPLTQEIIHVDFLKIDETTKVKVRVPVKLNGLPVGVKTQGGTFAQQNRYIQLAAAPANIPTVIEMDISSYPAPTTFYAKDLKLAEGVELACTPRVVIFNITAKRGAKASEEA